The DNA segment TATGTTCAAAAATGCTTATGACTAAATAATGATAAGCCATTATTTGAGCATCGTTTCTGGCTAAGTTTACCATCATATTTATCCAAAGCATATTACAAGAAATCAAGATGTTTGATATGGTAGCTTAAAGTTCTCTATTCTCAGCATCAACTAATAATTAATAACTCTAAAAATGCTAAATTCGAACAAATAAAGGATTCTATatgtcatcatcatcttcatcacctTAACCAAAGTTGGTGGATATTTTTTTCCTACAAATCATATTCGTTACCAATTCGAAATGATCAAAGATAAAACATTATTCTCCGGGACCTTGAATCTCATGACTTTATGTGTGATGTAATTAATGGAAGAGAGCCATTTGGATGACAAGCAAATTTACAAGAACCACCAATACTTTCATGCAAAAGAATAAGGACATAAGGGATATTATCGTTTCCTTTTGTGATAAAATTCCTATATCCAAATCTAATCTATTTTCTGTTACATATACTTCATGTCTAATGTCGACCAAatgacaaaataaattaataattttcatgTCTAACAATAACGTTAAAGTTGTCCAATTTCATTGGTATCCCATTTTATTAGTTAGAGTCAAATGTTTTTTTGGAAGAGAAATATTGGTTATTTTAGATTCGACTCacagtacaaaaaaaaatcagatatacTCCATTGTAATTAGGGCTGGATCggatatccaaattttttagaaatatttttcatttgcttCGTATATTACGGATACCAATTTTTTTGATTTGCTTTGCTCGAGATATCCGTAACATacaaagataaaaaatttataggtatttgtgatttgctttgtaCATTATAGATATCaaatttttctatttgttttgcTCCGGATATTTGTAACATACTTACAGATGTATCTTTTCATTTCagttaatacaaataatctagaaaaaaattaggttaattttttttataaatatttttacatgatctataattaaaaataaaaaaataaaagaagcaaTGAATatgtttgtaaattttaaaattagttataaaaagacaaacttaagaaaaagttatagttatcataatttttttcatttttaatacttttataagtaataatgtgaataaaattaattaaataatgcGTTAAAATAACAATTACAGAAGCTCATACatttaaaattacatttaaaattacTTCATGTAGATTGTTGCTTTAGAAACATTACACAAATATTTCAAGATCTAGAATTTTGTTGAAACATTTAGgttctttataaattaatcacGAGTCGAAATATGGTTAAGGCTCTTATACTCAATGCAGTTCTAAATGAAGAATTTTGATAAAGGTCAGGGTTCATATCTGCAAATATAGAGAGCTGGAACCCAAGTCTCTGTACCATTTTTTTTCTCCCAAATCTGTCAATAGATAGGCTTATATTTCAAGCTAAAAAACATTGAGAAGCCTGAAATATGTCAGTCACCGTTTATCAGAATTATCTAAAAATCTCTTTATGAGAATATTTTTCCCCATTAAACTATGGTTTTGGTTTGCATTAGTATGTTGAATATCTTAAACACCTGTTTCAAGAAGACTCAAAAGAAATTATCTTGTATTCAGTTCAAGTTTCCTGTTTGTTCTTTGCTTCTTCACAAAGGTCTCTGTAAACCTAAGGAGCAAATTCACAAGTTGAATAGAGATACCAAAGATAACTTCAATGGATAAAACGATCACTTTTCTTTACCTGCATGAAAAGTTATCTTTTCCTCTTCACACACAAAGCCACACATATACATACAAACACAGACGCAAATTAAGACAcaccaaatatttatatttactctttttaacattttcacccactttttagtcaaaaaaaaaacattttcaccCACTTTGACATCTCTTTTACCATAACATTATGCCTCCTTTCCGTTTTAACATTCCTTTCTTCTCCTACGGCTCTCCTTCTCGTCCCTCTTCATCAGGGACTTCTTCCCCATCACCACCCCCACCTCCTCCTACTTCTTCCCGCCCTCCTTTTCGCCCTGGTGGCATCGCTCATCCGTCAAAGCCAGCCACGTCGCAAGAAACAAAGCCCAAGGTGTCACCTTCGCTTTCTAGGTCTAAAAGCAATGTTGCGGCCACTGCAGCTTTTTCTTCTGCGTCTCAGTTGCCATCCCGAGGCGCAGCCACGCCTTCCCGGCTGGCGAAACAGAGTAACCAATCTGGTTCTCCGGTGAAGAAACCTGAGTCTCTGAGGGCAGAGGAGCAAAAGGTGGCGATGAAAGATAAATCATCAAGAGAAGTTAGAAAAGAAGCTGGTGAGAACAGCAATCCGGTAGTAGAGAAGCCTCCGGCTGCACGTTCAGAACAAAAAGAAGCTCAGGAGCAGAGAAGGAGAGAAGTAGAGAAACTTGCAGTGGTAGATAGGGATTCAAAACCAGCTCAGGAACAGCAGAAGAGCAAAGAAACCGTGAAACTTGCAccggaagaaaagaagaaaggtCTTAGTAAGGATATGGAAGAGAGAACTAAAACAGCTCAGGAACAGCTGAAGAGCAAAGAAACCGAGAAACTTGCagtagaagaaaagaagaagggtTTTCAAAAGGACActgaagagaaaacaaaaacagcTCAAGAAACGGAGAAACTTGCGatggaagaaaaagaaaaagttattcAAAACCACATGGAAGAGAATTCAAAGACATCTCAAGAACAACAGAGGAGAAAGGAAACCGAGAAACTTGCGGatcaagaaaagaagaaagttaTTCGCAATGACATGGAAGAGAATTCAAAAGCAGCTCAAGACCAACAGAAGAGCAAACTTGCAGCGCAAGAAAGACATACAGCTCTTAAAACGATGGGAACAGAAGATGCGACGCAAAGCAAAACCACACAAAATATCACCGCAGCAAAAGAAGGATCATCTTCAATGAGCAGAAAGATCAAAGAAGACATCAGAGACGGACTAAGCAAGCTTACTTGGGGAAAAAGCAACGGTGACAACGAGAAATCCGTGAGTGTCTTCACTCTAACAGGCGAAAACAGAGGAGCCAACATGGCAATAGGTtctgaaaaagacaagaaagACGGTGAGGTTCACATCCGCCGTGGGTACAAAACTAATCCAGACGAGAGCCCTGAGACCACAGCCACGGAGACCGAAGGAGGCACAAGACCCTACCCTAAAGACGTGGAAGAAGACGCTAGGGTTAGGGCATACGTGAACGGAAACAGTCAGGGGGTCAACAACTCGATTATATGCGATAGTTCAGTGCAACAGAACGATCCAGGCATTCATATGAATTTGAAGTTTGAAAAATCAAAGGAAAAGGATGAAACTATTAGTCCACCGGAGAAAAAACCGGCGACGGAGAAGGTGTTGAAGTATGAGCCGAGGGTGAGGAGGAGATGCTTGAGAGGGTTGCTAGCAGAGTCGAGTCAGTCGGATCCGGAGAATCCCTTGAAGCCTAGGAGACATGGTTGCCGCTTTACCTGTAAAGACAAAGATATTGAGAACACTTAATTATGTAAATatacttttattaaattatgtgaATACTTAATTATGTAAATGCTCCATTTGATCATTGGCAAAAGGGAACAGAACATGGAGTATGAGTTCTTACAAATGTTGTTGTTTATTCAATGAATCGCACCATTGAATGTTCAAAACGTGGAGCATCTTTTATTTGGAATAACTTTAGAGAATTTCCTCTCCAACAAGAATGTACATCTTTTACTTTAACACCACCAAAAGAGTCTTTGAAACTTGTATTATCTAgaagcttcttttttttgttcaaatattATTATCTAGAAGCTTTGACCACCAAAAACAGGACTTTTCTCGCAATGcttttcgtttttcttttttgatatttctagaaaaagagtaatttcaattatttaactaattttagtgAAAGGATCATTAAGCGAAATActgcatagaaaaaaaaacagaaatgttgtttgaaaaaaaattgatgttctAGAAAAGtgatttaatttgtttaaataattaatcaaaaaggataaattgtttcaaaaaaatcaatCGCATGGCATGACGTATGCATcggaagagagagaaagcagACACAGTAAACAAAAGTCAAAATCAAAGACTCTTCAGTCAAAGGCTAATTCCGTAATTTAACAAACTGAAACGCGGCACGGGTGCTATATAGACCCGCCGGCCTAAACGTGACCATAATAATTTAAAACCCCTTTACCAAAAACAACATAACTCACAAAGAACAACAACATCAATGGCGTCGGAGCAAAGCAAGATTCTGGTGATCGGAGGAACTGGTTACATCGGAAAGTTCATCGTCGAAGGCAGCGCTAAATCCGGCCACCAAACATTCGCTCTCGTCAGAGAATCCTCTCTCTCTGACCCCGTCAAGGGCAAAATCGTCCAGAACTTCAAAGATCTCGGCGTTACAATATTATATGTACGTAAAAAATCTTCTCTATAATGTTCTATGAAATGAGCAGATCCATGATGTGTATTAGTCAACCATATGTTATACGCAGGGAGACTTAAGCGACAAGGAGAGCTTAGTCAAGGCCATTCAACACGTTGATGTAGTCATCTCCACCGTTGGTCTATCTCAACTCATGAACCAGATTAATATTATTTCTGCTATTAAAGAATCTGGCAAGCATATTAAGGTCAGTGTCTTTATGATTTATCTCAAGGTTGTAAACAATACGTTACAGTATGTTTTGTTGATGTGTTTGGTTACGAGTTTACAGAGATTCTTGCCTTCTGAGTTTGGCAATGACGTGGATCGAACGGTGGCGATTGGACCAGCAAAGTCGGAGTTCGCAATGAAGGCTGAGATCCGCCGTGTCGTTGAAGCTGAAGGTGTACCGTACACATATGTTATCAACAATTGCTTTAATGGATATTTCTTGGCTACACTTGCTCAATGTGAAACGAGACTCACTTCTCCTCCTAGAGACAAAGTCACCATCTACGGCGATGGAAACTCTAAAGGTAACATTAAGAGAGCATGATCATCTGATTGAAAAATAGATTTTGTTACTAAATTTCAGTTTAGGTGACGCTTGGAAGGCAAATCGGTCATAAGCGAttgttctaaaatatatatattttttaaatttgatctGAGCGATGCCTAGCCGTCTGCCTAAATAATCTCTTATAACACGTATAATTACCGCCTAATGATTTTTTGAACAATGATCGAATGAAATTGCAGCCATTTTAAACAAAGAGGAAGACATTGCTGCATACACCATGAGAGCTGTTGATGATCCAAGGACTCTCAACAAGACTGTCTACATAAACCCTCCGAAGAACATTGTTTCGCAGAACGATGTAGTTGCCTTGTGGGAGAGCAAGATTGGTACAACTCTAGAGAAGACTTACGTTTCAGAGGAAGAACTCCTCAAGAAAATCCCAGGTTAGAGAGATAATTTCACACTTGTTTTAATACAATGCATAAACAATCAAGATAATGAGATTTGCTAAGGCACTTGGAAACGTTGTTGATGCAGAGTCACCACATCCTCTGGATCTTCTGTTGGCTTTGAATCATGCCATCTTTGTGAAAGGAGATCAAACGTGGTTTACAATAGAGCCTTCCTTTGGTGTGGAAGCTTCTCAGCTTTACCCTGATGTCAAGTACACAAGCGTCGATGAGTATCTCAACCAGTTTGTGTAAGAAGTAAAAGAAATCATCTTTGCCTTGTGGCAACCATTTACTGTGATAAGAGACCATTGGTCAGTTATACCAAAAACTGAATAAGACATATCTATATGATAGTTTATTGCATCAAGAGATAATCAAACTCTTAAGAAAAACAGTAACACGCGATCTTTCTAAGCAACATAACACGAAGAGCATGGATCCACCACATGACTCGTTCACCTTAGATGCCCAACTCTGTTTCATGTTTATAAATTGCATTAATGAACCCCAATAAGACATCGGAACAGACTCAACCACCGGTTAATCCGGACGTCGTTAGATTTACAAGTAAACAACAcagagaacaacaacaacaaatctAAGCCGTAGGAGAAATtagttaattttaattatttatacaaTTTCAAAACTATATTTGATCCATATTAATATCACCATTTTTCGTGTGTAAACATTAATATTCTTAGCTCATACAAAAATTAGGCCTATCCATGACATCTAAACATATAGGCACCTTAAAAATGATCACATCAGCAGATAATTATCTTAGAACCGAAGAAAATGTTTAATTGTTGTAAACgttaatatgattttaatttttttctttaaaacaatttaatgGAACTAGGAAAGAGTGAAAGACTAACAACGACAACAAAAATAAGACAGCGTCCAATTAAAAAGGGTCCGGTGAGGGTATTATCTTGAACCAACCAATGTGATTCTAAATAATTTCAACGTAAAGATTAGAGTTTGAGGTAGACAGAGGACTAGAAACATGAAATAAATTATCTTAGACTTGAAGCAAAAGTTTGGTAAGGCTATGATCGTAAACCAACCAAACATTGTATGGTCCATAAATTGCCATTCATTCACTCACATTCATAACCATTCTCTCTATAGCATTCAAATCGAACTATACTCACTTATTATCAAGAAACATGGCGACTGAGAAAAGCAAGATTCTTGTCATCGGAGGAACCGGTTACATCGGGAAGTTCATCGTCACAGAAAGCGCTAAATCTGGTCACCAAACATTCGCTCTCGTTAGAGAAACCACTCTTTCGGACCCCGTCAAGAGCAAAACCGTACAGAACTTTAAAGATCTCGGCGTGACAATACTACAAGTACGTGTGAAACTCTATTTTCTCTGCTAGTTAATGTAATGAAATGTTTTCTTGTGTTAAAAGTTTCCGTTTTAATTTGATCGTTTGGTTTGTGCAGGGAGATGTGAACGATCACGAGAGCCTAGTGAAGGCGATAAAACAGGTCGATGTGGTGATATCGAGTATTGGAAGTATGCAAATCttggatcaaaccaagatcattTCTGCTATCAAAGAAGCTGGTAACGTCAAGGTTGGTATATGATCCAACCCGTTACATATAATTAGTATACGAACTGACGAAAAggttatatttatagaaaaatttaATAGTTACATAGTTTCATACTATATTtgtttgttgttattgttgttgttttgtagAGATTCTTGCCGTCTGAGTTTGGGACAGACGTGGACAGAACAAGTGCGGTTGAGCCGGCGAAATCTGCTTTTGCGGTGAAGATTCAGATAAGGAGAGGCATCGAAGCAGAAGGAGTACCATACACTTACGTTGTTAACAATTGCTTTGCTGGTTATTACTTGCCTACGTTGGTTCAGTTCGAGCCTGGTCTCACTTCTCCTCCTAGAGACAAAGTCACCATTTTGGGAGATGGAAATGCCAAAGGttaaaaaatttatgatatGTTTTATAGGCCTATTAAATCTCATttctatcaaaatatttatttcttataatgatactaaacctatgttttttgCAGCTGTGATCAACAAGGAGGAAGATATAGCTGCTTACACAATCAAGACGGTGGATGATCCAAGAACTCTTAACAAAATCATTTACATTAATCCTCCTAAGAACACTTTATCGATGAACGAAATGGTCTCCTTGTGGGAGACCAAGATCGGCAAGTCTCTTGAGAAGACTCACATCCCAGAGGAGCAAGTCCTTAAACTCATCCAAGGTTTAGtatcatttttagattttttttttaatacgacATTTTATATTTGCCAAACTAAAAAATGatgtgctattttttttttgtgtgcagaGTCTCCAGTTCCTATCAATGTTCTTCTCGCCATAAACCACTCAGTTTTTGTGAAGGGAGATCAGACCAATTTCACTATAGAGCCTTCGTTTGGTCTTGAAGCCTCTGAGCTTTACCCTGATGTCAAGTATACGAGCATTGAGGAGTATCTCAGTCACTTCGCTTGAAgagatttcttttaaaaaacacCTAATGTACCACGTCCAAGAGGCGAGTttcatatatgtaaaaaataaaagttcattCTTGTGTAATGGTGGAGTAATGTGTGTTTATGTTTGTATctttgtatgtgtgtgtccaTGATATCCAATTTTATGGAGTTCCTGAGATCAGAGATGGCATCCATCTACGATTAGAGTCCATAAGCTTGTTGGATCTATTAGGAAATGGTGTTGAGTCCTTTTGTATTAAATTGTGCTATTGACAACAAATTAAACTAATGACGTCATATAATTAAAAGTTTGTTATAAAACATACTTTCCCTATTTGTATACGTACTTCATATAATCTTTGTTAAAACAGCCTGGTTAACCATGTGGTAGAGTTGTCAATTGGCATTTCTAAGGATCTTGATGGCATGTTTGCAAAAGGTTGATCATGAAGTAAGTTTAATTTAAAGAATGTTTTGACATGCTCAAACGGTTACTGAATCCTAGAAGATAGCTTGAATTATAACTAGCGAATCTGGAAGGGTGAATTGTGAGTCCCAAAGCAATAATAACAACAAGGGTGAATTGTGAGTCCCATCTATAGTTGTGATGTGGTTTTAATCTTTCAAAAACCATCCAAGGTTTTTGAAA comes from the Brassica napus cultivar Da-Ae chromosome A7, Da-Ae, whole genome shotgun sequence genome and includes:
- the LOC106354508 gene encoding inner centromere protein-like, yielding MPPFRFNIPFFSYGSPSRPSSSGTSSPSPPPPPPTSSRPPFRPGGIAHPSKPATSQETKPKVSPSLSRSKSNVAATAAFSSASQLPSRGAATPSRLAKQSNQSGSPVKKPESLRAEEQKVAMKDKSSREVRKEAGENSNPVVEKPPAARSEQKEAQEQRRREVEKLAVVDRDSKPAQEQQKSKETVKLAPEEKKKGLSKDMEERTKTAQEQLKSKETEKLAVEEKKKGFQKDTEEKTKTAQETEKLAMEEKEKVIQNHMEENSKTSQEQQRRKETEKLADQEKKKVIRNDMEENSKAAQDQQKSKLAAQERHTALKTMGTEDATQSKTTQNITAAKEGSSSMSRKIKEDIRDGLSKLTWGKSNGDNEKSVSVFTLTGENRGANMAIGSEKDKKDGEVHIRRGYKTNPDESPETTATETEGGTRPYPKDVEEDARVRAYVNGNSQGVNNSIICDSSVQQNDPGIHMNLKFEKSKEKDETISPPEKKPATEKVLKYEPRVRRRCLRGLLAESSQSDPENPLKPRRHGCRFTCKDKDIENT
- the LOC106354505 gene encoding isoflavone reductase homolog P3, with amino-acid sequence MASEQSKILVIGGTGYIGKFIVEGSAKSGHQTFALVRESSLSDPVKGKIVQNFKDLGVTILYGDLSDKESLVKAIQHVDVVISTVGLSQLMNQINIISAIKESGKHIKRFLPSEFGNDVDRTVAIGPAKSEFAMKAEIRRVVEAEGVPYTYVINNCFNGYFLATLAQCETRLTSPPRDKVTIYGDGNSKAILNKEEDIAAYTMRAVDDPRTLNKTVYINPPKNIVSQNDVVALWESKIGTTLEKTYVSEEELLKKIPESPHPLDLLLALNHAIFVKGDQTWFTIEPSFGVEASQLYPDVKYTSVDEYLNQFV
- the LOC106354506 gene encoding isoflavone reductase homolog P3, with the protein product MATEKSKILVIGGTGYIGKFIVTESAKSGHQTFALVRETTLSDPVKSKTVQNFKDLGVTILQGDVNDHESLVKAIKQVDVVISSIGSMQILDQTKIISAIKEAGNVKRFLPSEFGTDVDRTSAVEPAKSAFAVKIQIRRGIEAEGVPYTYVVNNCFAGYYLPTLVQFEPGLTSPPRDKVTILGDGNAKAVINKEEDIAAYTIKTVDDPRTLNKIIYINPPKNTLSMNEMVSLWETKIGKSLEKTHIPEEQVLKLIQESPVPINVLLAINHSVFVKGDQTNFTIEPSFGLEASELYPDVKYTSIEEYLSHFA